One Carassius carassius chromosome 28, fCarCar2.1, whole genome shotgun sequence genomic window carries:
- the LOC132108140 gene encoding dehydrogenase/reductase SDR family member 11-like, which yields MDRWKGRVALVTGASVGIGAAIAKSLVQHGMKVVGCARNVEQIQKSAADCVSSGFSGTLIPYKCDLSVEDDVLSMFSWIKVQHQGIDVCINNAGLALPEPLLSGKTSGWRTMMDVNVIALSVCTREAYKSMKERKIDDGHIININSICGHRVINSADAHFYTASKYAVTALTEGLRQELREAKTHIRATCISPGIVKTEFAYRLFSENPEKAAATYKSEKCLQAVDIANTVVYVLSAPPHVQIGDIEITPVDQSM from the exons ATGGATCGCTGGAAAGGCAGGGTTGCTCTTGTCACTGGAGCTTCAGTGGGAATCGGAGCAGCGATCGCGAAGTCTCTTGTCCAGCATGGCATGAAGGTGGTCGGCTGTGCCAGAAATGTGGAGCAAATTCAG AAATCGGCAGCAGATTGTGTCAGTAGTGGATTCAGTGGCACACTGATACCATATAAATGTGATCTGTCTGTAGAGGATGACGTGTTATCCATGTTCTCCTGGATCAAAGTTCAACATCAGGGCATTGACGTGTGCATTAATAATGCTGGTTTGGCTCTCCCAGAGCCTCTGTTGAGCGGCAAAACCAGTGGCTGGAGGACTATGATGGAT GTGAATGTCATTGCCCTGTCAGTGTGCACCCGTGAGGCTTACAAgtccatgaaagaaagaaaaattgatGATGGTCATATCATTAATATCAACAG tATTTGTGGACACCGGGTCATCAACAGTGCTGATGCACACTTCTACACTGCCAGCAAATATGCAGTGACGGCTCTCACAGAAGGTTTAAGGCAAGAGTTACGAGAAGCCAAAACCCACATACGTGCCACG TGTATTTCTCCTGGCATAGTGAAGACAGAATTTGCCTACCGACTCTTTAGCGAAAACCCAGAAAAGGCTGCTGCTACTTATAAAAGTGAAAAG TGCCTACAAGCAGTTGACATCGCAAACACAGTGGTGTATGTCCTGAGTGCTCCTCCTCATGTTCAA ATTGGTGACATTGAGATCACGCCAGTGGATCAGTCAATGTAA
- the ca4b gene encoding carbonic anhydrase 4b gives MNVLWFSLLAILCRFASSADWCYQSQVSCSNHSCIGPDDWASVATECGNTKQSPINIVTKKTVFDSYLTPVQFTGYQETITTLITNNGHTVQVNLPDRAAISGAKLEGSYKAQQLHLHWGKNGGPGSEHTIDGEKYPMELHIVHIKEKYNSVEQAIVDPSGVAVLGFFYEESQSANKKYDGIIKSLKNITHPGTNVTLADVSLDMLILPHNESERYFRYQGSLTTPGCSEAVVWTIFEKAIPLSKEQLSAFSNLMFSDGTAMVNTYRPIQLRYERQVSYSRSYVFCVSTALLVSSVLTSFYVLTV, from the exons ATGAATGTGCTCTGGTTTTCTCTACTTGCTATTTTATGCAGGTTTGCTTCAAGTGCAG ATTGGTGCTATCAGTCTCAAGTATCTTGCAGCAATCACTCATGCATAG GACCGGATGACTGGGCATCAGTAGCCACAGAGTGTGGAAATACAAAACAGTCTCCCATTAACATTGTAACAAAGAAAACTGTCTTTGACAGTTATCTAACCCCAGTGCAGTTTACAGGCTACCAAGAAACAATCACTACTCTCATTACAAACAACGGACACACAG TGCAAGTTAACCTGCCAGACAGAGCAGCAATAAGTGGAGCCAAATTAGAAGGCAGTTACAAAGCTCAGCAGCTTCACCTGCACTGGGGCAAGAACGGTGGACCTGGATCAGAACATACTATAGATGGAGAGAAATATCCTATGGAG CTTCACATCGTACATATAAAAGAAAAGTACAACTCTGTGGAACAGGCCATTGTTGACCCATCTGGAGTTGCTGTTCTTGGATTTTTTTATGAG GAGTCACAAAGTGCCAATAAAAAATATGATGGCATCATAAAATCTCTGAAAAATATTACACATCCTG GCACCAATGTAACACTGGCAGATGTATCATTAGACATGCTCATTCTTCCCCATAATGAATCGGAGAGGTACTTCCGCTACCAGGGGTCCCTCACGACACCAGGCTGCTCTGAAGCTGTGGTCTGGACAATATTTGAGAAGGCTATACCCCTCAGCAAGGAACAg CTTTCTGCATTTTCAAACCTGATGTTTTCTGACGGGACCGCCATGGTGAACACATACCGGCCCATTCAGCTGCGGTATGAACGTCAAGTGTCTTATTCTAGAAGTTATGTTTTTTGTGTTAGCACTGCTTTATTGGTCAGCTCTGTTTTGACATCCTTCTATGTTCTCACTGTCTAA